A single window of Rana temporaria chromosome 1, aRanTem1.1, whole genome shotgun sequence DNA harbors:
- the TMEM129 gene encoding E3 ubiquitin-protein ligase TM129, with amino-acid sequence MESPAVTFTLAYVVFAVCFVFTPNEFHSAGITVQNLLSGWLGSEDLSFIHYHIRRTTATVLVHSLLPLGYYIGMCFAAPEKQLYYFYMASEGWKAFALMAVALPTLTSLLALHWSQKRWSNHPLARTLAHHALPQSGWRVVASSINTEFRRIDKFATGVPGARVIVTDTWVMKVTTYRVYIAQQQDIHLTVTESRQHELSPDSNTPIQFITIRVASINPSVPPFDIRLNSTEYGELKEKLRAPIRNAANVVIHQTLSDLFLETFRSLVEANSFYQLPSNQELEPCIGCMQTSANIKLVKNCHEPNDGECQQCYCRPMWCLTCMGKWFASRQDQQHPETWLSSQVPCPTCRAKFCIVDVCIVR; translated from the exons ATGGAGAGTCCAGCAGTTACATTCACATTAGCCTATGTTGTGTTTGCTGTGTGCTTCGTCTTCACCCCCAATGAGTTCCACTCGGCCGGGATCACTGTGCAGAACCTGCTGTCCGGCTGGCTGGGGAGTGAGGACCTGTCCTTCATCCATTACCACATCAGGAGGACCACGGCCACTGTGCTGGTCCACTCCCTGCTGCCATTGG gttaTTACATAGGGATGTGTTTTGCGGCCCCGGAAAAGCAGCTCTATTACTTCTACATGGCCAGTGAAGGCTGGAAGGCGTTTGCTTTGATGGCGGTTGCCCTTCCCACCCTGACCAGCCTCCTGGCTCTGCACTGGTCACAGAAGAGATGGAGCAATCACCCCCTGGCCAGGACCCTGGCACATCACGCCCTGCCCCAGTCCGGCTGGAGAGTCGTGGCCTCTTCCATCAACACTGAATTCCGGAGGATTGATAAGTTTGCCACAGGGGTGCCCGGAGCCCGGGTGATTGTGACCGACACCTGGGTGATGAAGGTGACCACCTACAGGGTGTACATAGCCCAGCAACAAGATATTCATCTTACCGTGACAGAGTCTAGACAGCATGAACTCTCCCCGGACTCCAACACCCCCATCCAGTTCATCACCATTCGGGTGGCAAGCATCAACCCTAGCGTTCCGCCCTTTGATATCAG GTTAAATTCTACAGAATATGGTGAGCTGAAGGAGAAGCTCCGCGCCCCCATCCGAAATGCAGCCAACGTTGTGATCCATCAAACACTGAGCGATTTGTTCCTGGAGACCTTCAGATCTCTTGTAGAAGCCAATAGTTTCTATCAGTTGCCCAGTAATCAG GAGTTGGAGCCCTGTATCGGTTGCATGCAGACCAGTGCCAACATTAAGCTTGTCAAAAATTGCCATGAGCCCAACGATGGGGAATGCCAACAGTGTTACTGCCGACCCATGTGGTGCCTTACTTGTATGGGCAAATGGTTTGCCAGTCGTCAGGACCAGCAGCATCCAGAGACCTGGCTGTCCAGCCAAGTGCCTTGTCCTACTTGCCGAGCCAAATTCTGTATCGTGGATGTGTGCATCGTACGGTGA